One window of Solwaraspora sp. WMMA2056 genomic DNA carries:
- a CDS encoding NAD(P)H-binding protein: MSNKRIRRVCVVGASGKLGQYLVQHCLDRGYEVVGVCRERSVPKLAAVADRITIVPAPTNDRAAIRTAVAGCDAVLTVLAPWGVQQYSSGTAQAVLDHSEPDARLVFSCGWHVSRDGQDRYSWRFRATVRLVTWLARAIRAVEVDDQVEACRRIFASDRRWTVVRGSDLEEGESQGLPVWSRHVGDPVLASNLTRRTDFALFMVAALTDDSLVHEAPAIVGRRSASALAHAGTSPR, translated from the coding sequence ATGAGCAACAAACGGATCCGGCGCGTCTGCGTCGTCGGTGCCTCGGGCAAACTCGGCCAGTACCTGGTGCAGCACTGCCTGGACCGCGGCTACGAGGTCGTCGGCGTGTGCCGCGAACGCAGCGTCCCGAAACTCGCCGCCGTCGCGGACCGGATCACCATCGTGCCGGCACCCACCAACGACCGGGCCGCGATCCGTACGGCGGTCGCCGGCTGCGACGCGGTCCTGACCGTGCTCGCCCCCTGGGGTGTGCAGCAGTACTCGTCCGGCACCGCGCAGGCCGTACTCGATCACAGCGAACCCGACGCCCGGCTGGTCTTCTCGTGCGGCTGGCACGTCAGCCGCGACGGGCAGGACCGCTACTCGTGGCGGTTCCGGGCCACCGTACGGCTCGTCACCTGGCTGGCCCGCGCGATCCGGGCCGTCGAGGTCGACGACCAGGTGGAGGCGTGCCGGCGGATCTTCGCCAGCGACCGCCGGTGGACGGTCGTGCGCGGCAGCGACCTCGAAGAGGGCGAAAGCCAGGGGCTACCCGTGTGGAGCCGGCACGTCGGTGACCCGGTCCTCGCCAGCAACCTGACCCGGCGGACCGACTTCGCCCTGTTCATGGTGGCGGCGCTGACCGACGACTCCCTCGTACACGAGGCACCGGCGATCGTCGGACGGCGCTCGGCCAGCGCCCTCGCCCACGCCGGCACCAGCCCGCGCTGA
- a CDS encoding DUF2218 domain-containing protein, with protein MPRSEAHVRSLAARNHLTQLCAHFAVAIPVTESADTAEIDFTFGTCRLTVVDDSLALTADAVDTISLARVEYLVGDHLERLGARDGLTVDWQPAADDTNGAPPAADDTNGAPPAADVAGSGTVADREKALDQP; from the coding sequence GTGCCACGATCCGAGGCCCACGTGCGGAGCCTTGCGGCACGCAACCACCTGACGCAGCTCTGCGCACACTTCGCCGTCGCGATCCCGGTGACGGAATCGGCCGATACCGCGGAAATCGACTTCACCTTCGGCACCTGTCGGCTGACGGTCGTCGACGACAGCCTGGCGCTGACCGCCGACGCGGTCGACACCATCAGCCTTGCCCGCGTCGAATACCTGGTCGGGGACCATCTGGAGCGCCTCGGTGCCCGGGACGGTCTGACCGTCGACTGGCAGCCGGCGGCGGACGACACCAACGGCGCCCCGCCGGCGGCCGACGACACCAACGGCGCCCCGCCGGCGGCGGACGTCGCCGGGTCCGGCACCGTCGCCGACCGGGAGAAGGCGCTGGACCAGCCCTAG
- a CDS encoding M28 family peptidase, giving the protein MGAPLAAAAYRAFTRPRRRPAAMLAAFAALGLVAAGALVDLRPPTPLGADAPATAFSAARAYRHVEQVARQPHPVGSPANDAVRDHLVDTLTGLGLVPEVQETIGGEAGQLSGAAAGATLARVRNVIAQIPGTDPTGQVLLVTHYDSAQVSPGGNDDGAGVGTLLEVARALIEGDRPRNDVVLLFTDAEEACLCGASAFVAGHALAVDRDAVVLNLEARGSSGPVVTFETSRGNAALIDVFGRAAPHPVGTSFAVEVYRALPNDTDFTPFLDAGFAGLNSAYIDGSAVYHTPQDTAASMSLASLQHHGDNTLGLARGFGAVDLSAPAADTDATYFPTPAGLVHYSGTLTWPLAVLAAVAVGALAWLTRRRGRASWPQLAAGVGLAGVPLVAAPAAGQALWAVVVGLRPQYADLLDPYRPVPYRLAVLALTAAVVFTWYALLRRRVGPAALAVGGLAWLALLGLLLAGFAPGGSYLAVLPALAGAAGCLVALSVRPTGAWPVVAVTAGASVGVLILLPTVVLLFPALGLGLGGVAAFVAVLLAFAALPVLDLALPQAGGQRGLAAVRARRAGPVPAVATALAALVLVGVGLAVDRFDADHPVPTHLMYALDTDTGQARWLTEETRPQPWTAGYVATTTTVDAEFPLLGGESLRAGPAPAADLPAPALDLLDDTGVDADGQRTVRLRLLPQRPVRLVTLHVAAGSTTVVSARVAGKDLPVGTAAGTYQAGLWSFGTVFHAPPPQGLEIALVLQAGSGDGSVRIRVTDGSDGLQDLPGFTPRPLGVGIAGSHTSELVTVARTYPF; this is encoded by the coding sequence ATGGGCGCACCCCTCGCCGCCGCCGCGTACCGGGCGTTCACCCGGCCCCGCCGCCGCCCGGCCGCCATGCTCGCCGCGTTCGCCGCGCTCGGGCTGGTCGCTGCCGGCGCCCTGGTCGACCTGCGTCCACCCACGCCCCTCGGCGCCGACGCGCCGGCCACCGCGTTCAGCGCGGCCCGCGCGTACCGGCACGTCGAACAGGTCGCGCGGCAGCCGCACCCGGTCGGCAGCCCCGCCAACGACGCCGTCCGCGACCACCTCGTCGACACGTTGACCGGGCTGGGTCTGGTGCCGGAGGTGCAGGAGACCATCGGCGGCGAGGCCGGGCAGCTCAGCGGGGCCGCCGCCGGAGCCACCCTGGCCCGGGTCCGCAACGTGATCGCCCAGATCCCCGGTACCGATCCCACCGGCCAGGTCCTGCTGGTCACCCACTACGACTCGGCGCAGGTCAGTCCCGGCGGCAACGACGACGGGGCAGGCGTCGGCACGCTGCTCGAGGTGGCCCGCGCGCTGATCGAGGGCGACCGGCCACGCAACGACGTCGTACTGCTGTTCACCGACGCCGAGGAAGCCTGCCTGTGCGGCGCGTCGGCGTTCGTCGCCGGGCACGCGCTCGCCGTGGACCGCGACGCCGTGGTGCTCAACCTGGAGGCGCGGGGCAGCAGCGGCCCGGTGGTCACCTTCGAGACCTCCCGGGGCAACGCCGCGCTGATCGACGTCTTCGGCCGCGCCGCGCCGCACCCGGTCGGTACGTCGTTCGCGGTCGAGGTGTACCGGGCGCTGCCCAACGACACCGACTTCACGCCGTTCCTCGACGCCGGATTCGCCGGGCTGAACTCGGCGTACATCGACGGCTCGGCGGTCTACCACACCCCGCAGGACACCGCGGCGTCGATGAGTCTGGCCAGCCTGCAGCACCACGGCGACAACACCCTCGGCCTGGCGCGCGGGTTCGGCGCGGTCGACCTGTCGGCACCGGCCGCCGACACCGACGCCACCTATTTCCCCACCCCGGCCGGGCTGGTGCACTACTCGGGCACGCTGACCTGGCCGTTGGCGGTGCTGGCCGCCGTGGCCGTCGGGGCGCTGGCCTGGCTGACCCGCCGCCGGGGTCGGGCCAGCTGGCCGCAGCTGGCCGCCGGCGTCGGGCTGGCCGGCGTACCGCTGGTCGCCGCGCCGGCCGCCGGGCAGGCGCTCTGGGCCGTCGTGGTCGGGCTCCGGCCGCAGTACGCCGACCTGCTCGACCCGTACCGGCCGGTGCCGTACCGGCTGGCGGTGCTGGCGCTGACCGCGGCCGTGGTCTTCACCTGGTACGCCCTGCTGCGCCGGCGGGTCGGCCCGGCGGCGCTCGCCGTCGGCGGCCTGGCCTGGCTGGCGTTGCTCGGTCTGCTGCTCGCCGGGTTCGCCCCCGGCGGGTCGTACCTGGCGGTGCTGCCGGCGTTGGCGGGTGCCGCCGGGTGTCTGGTGGCGCTGTCGGTGCGGCCCACCGGGGCGTGGCCGGTGGTCGCGGTGACCGCCGGGGCGTCGGTCGGCGTACTGATCCTGCTGCCCACGGTGGTGCTGCTCTTCCCGGCGCTGGGCCTGGGGTTGGGCGGGGTCGCCGCGTTCGTCGCGGTGCTGCTGGCGTTCGCGGCGCTGCCGGTGCTGGATCTGGCCCTGCCACAGGCCGGCGGTCAGCGGGGGCTGGCGGCGGTCCGGGCCCGTCGCGCCGGGCCAGTGCCCGCGGTCGCCACCGCGCTGGCGGCGCTGGTGCTGGTCGGGGTCGGCCTGGCGGTGGACCGGTTCGACGCCGACCATCCGGTGCCGACCCATCTGATGTACGCGTTGGACACCGACACCGGGCAGGCCAGATGGTTGACCGAGGAGACCCGGCCGCAGCCCTGGACCGCCGGGTACGTCGCCACGACCACCACGGTGGACGCCGAGTTCCCGCTGCTGGGCGGCGAGTCGCTGCGTGCCGGGCCGGCCCCGGCGGCGGACCTGCCGGCCCCGGCACTGGACCTGCTCGACGACACCGGCGTCGACGCCGACGGGCAGCGCACGGTGCGGCTGCGGCTGCTGCCGCAGCGCCCGGTACGGCTGGTGACGTTGCACGTCGCGGCCGGGTCGACGACGGTGGTGTCGGCGCGGGTCGCCGGGAAGGACCTGCCGGTGGGTACCGCCGCTGGCACTTACCAGGCTGGGCTGTGGAGCTTCGGTACGGTGTTCCACGCCCCGCCGCCGCAAGGGCTGGAGATCGCCCTGGTACTGCAGGCCGGCTCCGGCGACGGTTCGGTGCGGATCCGGGTCACCGACGGCAGCGACGGCCTCCAGGACCTGCCCGGTTTCACGCCCCGCCCCCTCGGGGTGGGGATCGCCGGCTCGCACACCAGTGAGCTGGTCACCGTCGCCCGCACCTACCCGTTCTGA
- a CDS encoding inositol monophosphatase family protein, whose product MIDEVGKLLRDAAEQAVLPWFRRLSAEHIDEKGPGDLVTVADRRSEEIITAGLLRLAPDSVVVGEEAVSADADLLHRLRDAGRVWLVDPIDGTANFAAGRRPFVMMVALLDAGQPVASWIYDPVADSLAVARRGAGSAVDGVPLGVGGNGAAPPLRTLRGAVPLKYLPDRVRVTVQAGGGQVGAVLPGQHCAGREHWDIAAGTQDFALFWRTLPWDHVPGTLLVEESGGVARRLDGGPYDFTDDRAGLLVARSEAAWQELQRALLG is encoded by the coding sequence ATGATCGACGAGGTAGGGAAGCTGCTGCGGGACGCGGCGGAGCAGGCGGTGCTGCCCTGGTTCCGCCGGTTGTCCGCGGAGCACATCGACGAGAAGGGCCCCGGTGACCTGGTGACCGTCGCCGACCGGCGGTCCGAGGAGATCATCACCGCCGGGCTGCTGCGGCTGGCCCCGGATTCGGTCGTGGTCGGCGAGGAAGCGGTCTCGGCCGACGCCGACCTGCTGCACCGGCTGCGCGACGCCGGCCGGGTCTGGCTGGTGGACCCGATCGACGGTACGGCGAACTTCGCCGCCGGCCGTCGACCGTTCGTGATGATGGTGGCGCTGCTCGACGCCGGCCAGCCGGTGGCGAGCTGGATCTACGATCCGGTCGCCGACTCGTTGGCGGTGGCGCGCCGGGGTGCCGGCAGCGCGGTGGACGGCGTACCGCTGGGTGTCGGGGGAAACGGCGCGGCACCGCCGCTGCGGACCTTGCGTGGCGCGGTGCCGTTGAAGTATCTGCCGGACCGGGTCCGGGTCACCGTGCAGGCCGGCGGGGGCCAGGTGGGTGCGGTGCTGCCGGGGCAGCACTGCGCGGGTCGGGAGCACTGGGACATCGCCGCCGGTACGCAGGACTTCGCCCTGTTCTGGCGGACCTTGCCGTGGGACCACGTGCCGGGGACGCTGCTGGTCGAGGAGTCGGGTGGGGTGGCGCGGCGCCTCGACGGCGGACCGTACGACTTCACCGACGACCGGGCCGGTCTGTTGGTGGCCCGGTCGGAGGCGGCCTGGCAGGAGCTGCAGCGGGCGCTGCTGGGCTGA
- a CDS encoding sensor histidine kinase — protein sequence MSAVMQASRLTLRARVVLLCAVVGGLLAALAAGAAVVANANRDHIDTILSEIGPLRTDAESLLTTLVDQETGVRGYAVSGDPADLAPYRAGVEQERQLIGHMVALIDPDDPLRPQIDEVAIAAQRWRDTVAEPVIAAVAAEGTAAAQALLTDAARQQFDGLRADVDQLQADILVVRNQVAGDARSTSGTLVVLLIVAALVVVAAGIVLMVSLNRLVIGPVTGLAAQVRQVANGEYERDIAGVGPPELAALASDVDGMRRKIAADLDEVRDARERVEWVNSQLQKQAEELVRSNRDLEQFAYVASHDLQEPLRKVASFCQLLQRRYAGQLDARADQYIGFAVDGAQRMQRLINDLLAFSRIGRLTSGFTDVDLNKVMTDVASQTESTREYVGGELTWSDLPVVSGEEPLLTNLLVNLVSNSFKFRQPEIAPKVEVSARQIDGEWEITCRDNGIGIEAEFADKIFVIFQRLHSKDAYPGTGIGLAIGKKIVEYHGGRIWVDTQVEQGTAISFTLPVTPRQAEAAENDGAPAAATQAAV from the coding sequence ATGAGCGCGGTCATGCAGGCCAGCCGGCTGACCCTGCGGGCCCGGGTGGTGCTGCTCTGTGCGGTCGTCGGCGGTCTGCTCGCCGCGCTGGCCGCGGGCGCGGCGGTGGTCGCCAACGCCAACCGCGACCACATCGACACCATCCTGAGCGAGATCGGCCCACTCCGCACCGACGCGGAGAGTCTGCTCACCACGCTGGTCGACCAGGAGACCGGGGTACGCGGCTATGCCGTCTCCGGGGACCCGGCGGATCTCGCCCCCTACCGGGCCGGGGTGGAGCAGGAGCGGCAGCTGATCGGTCACATGGTGGCGCTGATCGATCCGGACGATCCGCTGCGGCCGCAGATCGACGAGGTGGCGATCGCCGCACAGCGGTGGCGCGACACCGTCGCCGAACCGGTGATCGCCGCCGTGGCCGCCGAGGGGACGGCGGCCGCCCAGGCGCTGCTGACCGACGCGGCCCGGCAGCAGTTCGACGGGCTGCGCGCCGACGTCGACCAGTTGCAGGCGGACATCCTGGTGGTGCGCAACCAGGTCGCCGGCGACGCCCGGAGCACCAGCGGCACCCTGGTGGTCCTGCTGATCGTCGCGGCGCTCGTCGTGGTGGCGGCCGGGATCGTCCTGATGGTGTCGTTGAACCGCCTGGTCATCGGCCCGGTCACCGGGCTGGCCGCCCAGGTGCGGCAGGTGGCCAACGGCGAGTACGAACGCGACATCGCCGGGGTCGGGCCGCCGGAGCTGGCGGCGCTGGCCAGCGACGTGGACGGGATGCGCCGCAAGATCGCCGCCGATCTGGACGAGGTGCGCGACGCCCGGGAACGCGTCGAATGGGTCAACAGCCAGCTGCAGAAGCAGGCGGAGGAGCTGGTGCGCTCCAACCGTGACCTGGAGCAGTTCGCCTACGTGGCCTCGCACGACCTGCAGGAGCCGCTGCGCAAGGTGGCCAGCTTCTGTCAGCTGCTGCAGCGCCGGTACGCCGGCCAGCTCGACGCCCGCGCCGACCAGTACATCGGGTTCGCGGTGGACGGGGCGCAGCGGATGCAGCGGCTGATCAACGACCTGCTGGCGTTCTCCCGGATCGGCCGGCTGACCAGCGGGTTCACCGATGTCGACCTGAACAAGGTGATGACCGACGTGGCCAGCCAGACCGAGTCGACCCGCGAGTACGTCGGCGGCGAGCTGACCTGGTCGGACCTGCCGGTGGTCTCCGGTGAGGAGCCGTTGCTGACGAACCTGCTGGTCAACCTGGTCAGCAACTCGTTCAAGTTCCGCCAGCCGGAGATCGCCCCGAAGGTGGAGGTCTCCGCCCGCCAGATCGACGGCGAGTGGGAGATCACCTGCCGGGACAACGGCATCGGGATCGAAGCAGAGTTCGCCGACAAGATCTTCGTGATCTTCCAGCGGCTGCACTCGAAGGACGCCTACCCGGGCACCGGGATCGGGTTGGCGATCGGCAAGAAGATCGTCGAGTACCACGGCGGCCGGATCTGGGTCGACACCCAGGTCGAGCAGGGTACGGCGATCAGTTTTACTCTTCCGGTGACCCCACGCCAGGCCGAGGCGGCGGAAAACGACGGTGCACCGGCCGCTGCCACGCAGGCGGCGGTGTGA
- a CDS encoding fused MFS/spermidine synthase — protein sequence MESPPPQRADAPPPPLRPGLAAALVFVSSGAVLVLEIVALRLVGPYVGVTLQTNSAVIGVALAAIAYGTWAGGRIADRRDPRPLLPAALVLAAITTAVTLPLVRYAGELLRGSAIVGILLLTMVAVVLPAALLSAVTPLVIKLQLGDLSRTGEVVGKLSSIGTLGAITATLGTGFFLVATLPSSVIMIGLAVLLGVGGVALGVHLHRSRPPATGGDLPAGDAPPAAGGPLSASTRATLAVIGLTVAGLAVVAPDPCDVETEYHCATVQADPDRDGGRLLLLNSARHSYVDLDDPTHLEFAYTKWIGAVTDVVAPPGEPLDALHIGGGGFTMPRYLTATRPGTRNTVYEIDGGLVDLGVRELDVRPGPDLTVAVGDARVLVTDLPGDSVDLVVGDAFGHLVVPWHLATREMAAQVRRVLRPDGIYAQNVIDYPPLRFIQAEVATVAAEFPEVALVTRPDGLTLPTGSNFVILAADRPLPLDEIEARLTATVGTEYLLLTGDDLTGFVGDALPLTDDYAPVDQLLVAP from the coding sequence ATGGAATCGCCACCGCCGCAGCGCGCCGACGCGCCGCCACCGCCATTACGCCCCGGACTCGCCGCCGCACTGGTCTTCGTCTCCAGCGGAGCCGTGCTCGTGCTGGAGATCGTCGCGTTGCGGCTGGTCGGCCCGTACGTCGGGGTCACCCTGCAGACCAACAGTGCGGTCATCGGCGTCGCGCTGGCCGCGATCGCGTACGGCACCTGGGCCGGCGGCCGCATCGCCGACCGCCGCGACCCGCGACCGCTGCTGCCGGCCGCACTCGTCCTGGCGGCGATCACCACCGCGGTCACCCTGCCGCTGGTGCGCTACGCCGGCGAACTGCTGCGGGGCAGCGCGATCGTCGGCATCCTGCTGCTCACCATGGTCGCCGTGGTGCTGCCTGCGGCGCTGCTGTCGGCGGTCACCCCGCTGGTGATCAAGCTGCAGCTGGGTGACCTGAGCCGCACCGGCGAGGTCGTCGGCAAACTGTCCAGCATCGGTACGCTCGGTGCGATCACCGCCACCCTCGGCACCGGCTTCTTCCTCGTCGCGACCCTGCCCAGCAGTGTGATCATGATCGGGTTGGCGGTGCTGCTCGGTGTCGGCGGCGTGGCCCTCGGCGTACACCTGCATCGGAGCCGGCCGCCCGCGACGGGCGGTGACCTGCCGGCGGGCGACGCGCCACCGGCCGCCGGCGGTCCGCTGTCCGCCTCGACCCGGGCGACGCTCGCCGTGATCGGGCTCACCGTCGCCGGCCTGGCCGTCGTCGCGCCGGACCCGTGCGACGTGGAGACCGAGTACCACTGCGCGACCGTGCAGGCCGACCCGGACCGCGACGGCGGCCGGCTGCTGCTGCTCAACTCGGCCCGGCACTCGTACGTGGACCTTGACGACCCCACCCACCTGGAGTTCGCCTACACCAAGTGGATCGGAGCGGTCACCGACGTCGTCGCGCCGCCCGGCGAGCCGCTCGACGCCCTGCACATCGGCGGCGGCGGGTTCACCATGCCCCGCTACCTCACCGCCACCCGGCCGGGCACCCGCAACACCGTGTACGAGATCGACGGTGGTCTGGTCGACCTGGGTGTCCGGGAGCTCGACGTGCGGCCCGGCCCGGACCTGACCGTCGCGGTCGGAGACGCCCGGGTGCTGGTCACCGACCTGCCCGGCGACAGCGTCGACCTGGTGGTCGGCGACGCGTTCGGGCACCTGGTGGTGCCGTGGCACCTGGCCACCCGGGAGATGGCGGCGCAGGTCCGTCGGGTGCTGCGCCCGGACGGCATCTACGCGCAGAACGTGATCGACTATCCGCCGCTGCGGTTCATCCAGGCCGAGGTGGCGACTGTGGCCGCCGAGTTCCCCGAGGTGGCGCTGGTCACCCGGCCGGACGGGTTGACGCTGCCGACCGGGAGCAACTTCGTGATCCTCGCGGCGGACCGGCCGTTGCCGCTGGACGAGATCGAGGCCAGGCTGACCGCTACGGTGGGAACTGAGTATTTGCTCCTGACCGGTGACGATCTGACTGGTTTCGTGGGCGATGCCCTGCCGTTGACCGACGACTACGCCCCGGTCGATCAACTGCTGGTTGCCCCCTGA
- a CDS encoding TetR/AcrR family transcriptional regulator, producing the protein MTERSGVRRARAERASLTRDRVIAAAVALADEKGAAGVTMRAVAARLGVEAMSLYHHVSGRDGILDGMVDAVFAEIGTPPTAVPWRAALRDRAVAVRAALWRHPWAVGLLDSRAAPGPATLRHHDAVLGCLRTGGFSVQMAVHAMSVLDSYLYGFVLQERSLPFADAADAGVVAGGILQGLPAGSHPYLAEVVAEQLRVAGYDHTAEFEFGLDLILDALGPDEQETGGRVGGAV; encoded by the coding sequence GTGACGGAGCGGTCCGGTGTCCGGCGTGCCCGGGCCGAACGGGCGTCGCTGACCCGCGACCGGGTGATCGCGGCCGCAGTGGCGCTGGCCGACGAGAAGGGCGCGGCCGGGGTCACCATGCGGGCGGTCGCCGCCCGGCTCGGCGTCGAGGCCATGTCGCTCTACCACCACGTGTCCGGCCGGGACGGCATCCTCGACGGCATGGTCGACGCGGTGTTCGCCGAGATCGGTACTCCGCCGACGGCGGTGCCCTGGCGGGCAGCCCTGCGGGACCGGGCGGTGGCGGTGCGTGCGGCGCTGTGGCGGCACCCGTGGGCGGTCGGCCTGCTGGACTCCCGTGCCGCACCCGGCCCGGCGACCCTGCGCCACCACGACGCGGTTCTCGGCTGCCTGCGGACCGGTGGCTTCTCCGTCCAGATGGCGGTGCACGCCATGTCGGTGCTCGACAGCTACCTGTACGGCTTCGTGCTCCAGGAGCGGAGCCTGCCCTTCGCTGACGCCGCCGACGCCGGTGTGGTCGCCGGCGGGATCCTGCAGGGCCTGCCGGCGGGCAGCCACCCGTACCTCGCCGAGGTGGTGGCGGAGCAGCTTCGTGTCGCCGGCTACGACCACACCGCCGAGTTCGAGTTCGGCCTCGACCTCATCCTCGACGCGCTGGGTCCGGACGAGCAGGAAACCGGTGGTCGGGTAGGCGGGGCGGTCTAG
- a CDS encoding response regulator: MTEPDGKSPIEVLLVEDDPGDVLMTQEAFEEHKVRNRLNVVSDGAEALAYLRREGKYADAVVPDLILLDLNLPRRDGREVLEEIKKDDELGRIPVVVLTTSQADEDILRSYQLHANAYVTKPVDFERFIAVIRQIDEFFVSVVKLPPRG, from the coding sequence ATGACCGAACCGGACGGCAAGAGCCCGATCGAGGTGCTGCTCGTCGAGGACGACCCGGGCGACGTGTTGATGACCCAGGAGGCGTTCGAGGAGCACAAGGTCCGTAACCGGCTCAACGTCGTGTCCGACGGAGCCGAGGCCCTGGCGTACCTGCGCCGGGAAGGTAAGTACGCCGACGCGGTGGTGCCCGACCTGATCCTGCTCGACCTGAACCTGCCCCGCCGGGACGGCCGGGAGGTGCTGGAGGAGATCAAGAAGGACGACGAGCTGGGCCGGATCCCGGTGGTGGTGCTGACCACGTCGCAGGCCGACGAGGACATTCTGCGCTCCTACCAGCTGCACGCCAACGCGTACGTGACCAAGCCGGTGGACTTCGAGCGGTTCATCGCGGTGATCCGCCAGATCGACGAGTTCTTCGTCAGCGTGGTGAAGCTGCCACCGCGTGGCTGA
- a CDS encoding fused response regulator/phosphatase, with translation MTGSSVVPPRSQPCAQTGESTDGLTPLPPTRRLRVLLVEDDEGDAFLVGELLAEAQAAVDLVVANSLNQARERIAGVDCVLLDLGLPDAQGLDGLRRVLGVAGRAAVCVLTGRQDEHLGVDAVAEGAQDYLVKGQVDGVLLSRALRYAVERKRADENARRLREVELRQAESARLERGLLPQPLMETDEISVHTFYRPGRHAALIGGDFFDVVQTSPERVDLIVGDVCGHGADEAALGVELRVAWRALVLAGVADDAVLPALEQVLMSERRLREIFATVAAVRLDLQANRATVRLAGHPPPLLFSGGQVRPVPAPGGLLLGVRPRPPRAFDVEFDTDEWSLLMYTDGLIEGRLGDSNERLDVAGLQRLVAEPAARAVPLPALPGWLVGRAEEINGGPLADDVAMLLVSRGGGR, from the coding sequence ATGACCGGTTCGTCGGTGGTGCCGCCCCGCTCCCAGCCCTGTGCGCAGACCGGTGAGTCGACCGACGGGCTGACGCCCCTGCCGCCGACGCGGCGGCTGCGGGTGCTGCTGGTCGAGGACGACGAAGGCGACGCCTTCCTCGTCGGCGAGCTGCTGGCCGAGGCGCAGGCGGCGGTCGATCTGGTGGTGGCGAACAGCCTCAACCAGGCGCGGGAACGTATCGCCGGGGTCGACTGCGTACTGCTCGATCTGGGGCTGCCGGACGCGCAGGGGCTGGACGGCCTGCGTCGGGTGCTGGGCGTGGCCGGTCGGGCGGCGGTCTGCGTCCTGACCGGCCGTCAGGACGAGCACCTCGGGGTGGACGCCGTCGCCGAAGGCGCCCAGGACTACCTGGTCAAGGGCCAGGTCGACGGGGTGCTGCTGAGCCGGGCACTGCGGTACGCGGTGGAACGCAAGCGGGCCGACGAGAACGCCCGCCGGCTGCGGGAGGTGGAGCTGCGGCAGGCCGAGTCGGCCCGGCTGGAGCGGGGTCTGCTGCCGCAGCCGCTGATGGAGACCGACGAGATCTCGGTGCACACGTTCTACCGGCCGGGCCGGCACGCGGCACTGATCGGCGGCGATTTCTTCGACGTGGTGCAGACCTCGCCGGAGCGGGTCGACCTGATCGTCGGTGACGTCTGCGGGCACGGCGCCGACGAGGCGGCGCTCGGCGTCGAGCTGCGGGTCGCCTGGCGGGCGCTGGTGCTGGCCGGGGTGGCCGACGACGCCGTACTGCCGGCGTTGGAGCAGGTGCTGATGAGCGAACGCCGGCTCCGGGAGATCTTCGCCACGGTGGCTGCGGTCCGGCTGGATCTGCAGGCGAACCGGGCCACGGTACGGTTGGCGGGACATCCACCTCCGCTGCTGTTCAGCGGCGGCCAGGTCCGGCCGGTGCCCGCGCCGGGGGGCCTGCTGCTCGGTGTCCGACCCCGCCCACCCCGCGCTTTCGATGTGGAGTTCGACACCGATGAGTGGTCCCTGTTGATGTACACCGACGGTCTGATCGAGGGGCGCCTCGGCGACTCCAACGAGCGCCTCGACGTCGCCGGTCTGCAGCGGCTGGTGGCCGAGCCGGCGGCCCGCGCGGTGCCGTTGCCGGCGTTGCCGGGCTGGCTGGTCGGCCGGGCCGAGGAGATCAACGGTGGTCCGCTCGCCGACGACGTCGCGATGCTGCTGGTCAGCCGGGGCGGCGGCCGATGA